The Nicotiana tomentosiformis chromosome 2, ASM39032v3, whole genome shotgun sequence genome includes the window CTTCGTACCATTTGCTAAATATCTCGTTGTCATTTCTTGCCGACCGCCTGCATGTGTTAATCTGAAAATAGGAAAAGAATGAAGAAAAGgagtaccttagcaatagtaccgTTTCAGGCgagatacgttccaattgcttggtagttgttcccCATTCATTATTCGGAGCTTGTAAGATCCTTTTCCGATGACCTCAACAatttgatacggtccttcccaattcgggcttaattttccttcattaggatttcggggtgttgagggtgacttttcttagcactaagtccccgatattAAAATATCGAATattagttcttcgattgtagtatctctgGATTCTTTGCTTTTGGGCAGCTAATCGGATGAGGGCGGCTTCACGCCTTTcgtccaatagttctaggctcgtattcatggcctcgttatttgGTTCCTTCATTGCATATCCAAACTGGATACTCGGTTCTCCAACTTTGACCGatattagagcttcggcgccataaactaatgagaatggggtggccccggtactggatttcgaggtcgttcgatatgcccaaagaacttcgggtaatTTCCTTGCACTTTACTTTAGCGTCGGCtaacctcttcttaagattttggatgatggttttgttggttgattcgtCTTGCTCGTTCCCGCTAGGaggataaggtgttgataggattcttATGATCATATGATCTTTGAGAAATTTGGTTACCTTGCtaccgatgaattgtttcccattatcacacacaattttggatggcatcccgaatcgacatatgatgtgatcccaaatgaagttgatgacttccttctccctaactttctcaAAAGCCTGCGCTTCAATCCACGtagaaaaatagtcaatcataaacaaaataaattgagctttacctcGTGCCAAtgggagggggccaacgatgtccattatCCAATTTataaatggccatggtgacaaaccTGAATGGAGCAGTTCCTcaggttggtgaatcattggcGCATGTTTTTGGCATTCGTCACATTTTCAAACAAACTCTTtcgtatctttttccatgtcgatccagtaatagccggctctaaTTACCTTTTGAACTAATGATTCAGCACCGAAATGATTTCCGCAAGGGCCTTTGTGAACTTTTCTTAGAACGTACTCGATGTCTCCCTGTCCCAGACATATCGCTAATGGACCATTGAACGTTCTCCTCAATAAGGTCCCATCTTTGGCCAAAGTGAATCTGCCTTTGTGCGTAGGGCCCTAGATTCTTTCGAATCCGAGGGAAGCTTTACGGTCTTCAAATATTCTatgtacttatttctccaatcccaggtcaagcttgtggaatttatctcggcgtgaccttcttcaacTACTGATCTCATGAGTTGCATGACGACCCTTGAATCGAGCTCGTTGTCCTCGATtgatgaccctaagtttgcgaTAGCATCAACCTCACTATTTTGAGGCACATGCTGCAAAGTACACTCCTTAAATCGGTGCAAAATTACTTGTAATTTAtttaggtatctttgcattcggtcTTCTATGACTTCAAAAGTTCCGTTAACCTGATTTACtacgaggagggagtcgcatttggcctcgatcacctccgctcccaagcctttggctagttcgagacctgcaatcatggcctcatattcggcctcattgttagtcaatttcacatttctaatagattgtctaaccacgttgcctatgggtggttttagtacgatgtggagcccggaccctttcgcattcgaagccccgtccgtaaagagggtccaaacccccgaggTCGTACCCGAATTTATCAATATTtccctttcgacctcgggtactaggGCCAGTGTGAAGTTAgctacgaagtctgccaaaatttgagacttaatcattgttcggggtcgatattcaatatcatacccactgatttctatagcccatttggccaaccatcctgaaagctcgggtttatgcaaaatatttcgaagtggataagttgttacaacacatatggggtgacattaaaagtatggttttagtttcctagaggcgcttatcaaagtAAGCGCCAATTTCTttaggtggggatatctagtttTGGCCTCTCCTAAGGTCCGGCTGACATAATAAATGAGAAATTGTGTACCTCgttcttcccggactaggactccacttaccgccacctctgatactgccaaatataagtaAAGTTATTCGTCTGCCCTTGGTGTATGAAACAGAGGCGGGCTCGATAAGTACTATTTAATCTCTTCCAAtgcctgctggcattccgaggtccatgtgaaattatttttcttttttagcaacgagaaaaatcgatggcctttatcggaggacctcgagatgaatcgccccagggtggccatgcgcccggttaacctttgcacAGCCTTTACGTTGTATTCTATCGTGATGACATCGATAGatttgatcttgtcgggattgatcttgATTCCTCGATTatataccatgaacccgagaaattttcctgatccgaccccgaatgcacatttttcctgattcagcttcatgttgtacttcttcaatatactgaAAATTTCTTGCAAGTGCTTGAAATGGTCATCTGCTCGcggggacttaactagcatgtcatcaatgtaaacttccatagatcttcctatttgttcttcgaacatccgatttactaggcattgataagtagcaccagcattttttaatccaaatggcagtACGTTGTAGCGgtaggtaccatacttagtgatgaacgaggtcttttcttgatcatccgggctcatttgtatttgattgtacctggaataggcatcgagaaaactgaggatctcgtggacgGCCGTGGCGTCGATCATGCAAtcaatattaggcaaaggaaaagaatccttggggcatgctttatttagatccttgtaatctacacacattctaaatttgtttccttttttagggactaccactacgtttgctaaccattcggggtattttacttcacgGATTGACCCTATattaagaagcttggttacctcgtatTTGACGAAAGCATGTTTTATCTCGGACTCgggtcttctttttttcttcaccGGATGAAAAtttggatccaagcttagtccatgggtggtgatttccggtgggatccatgtcatatcaagatgggaccaagcaaaacaatctatgttagctataagaaattgaataatctTTTTCCCTAACTCGTGATttaaccctgtgcccaggtatacctttcgttcgggcagttATTCGATTAttgtgatttgctccagttcttagtctgttgatttggtagcgtcggaatcatcggggactatgaagtatcgagggatcccataatcatcatcttcgtcagacgcatgcttttctagttgggtcgaggccggcttttgtgattgctatttggtctcCTGCTTTTCCTTCGAATTTGACCCTTccgatatcggaatcacttcgtcgatggcaatcatttcctttgcGGTGGGTTGCTCCCCTtagattgttttgattccttCTGGTGtcgggaattttagaacctggtgaagggtcgaaggtatcgctctcatgttgtggatccatgatCTCCCGaatagggcgttatacctcatgttcgatcacatggaacttcatTTGTTTGATAGTCCCGGTCACGTTTACTGGCAaagttatctcgcccttagtagtttcacatgccatgttgaatctgtttagTACTAGGGCCAGGGGCACAACCTGGTCATGTAGACCGAGTTTCTCTACGACtttcgatcgaatgatgttggccgaactacttggatcaattaatacacgcttaacttgagacttattcatgattacagatattaccagtgcatcgttataggGTTGCGTGATTCCTTCTGCATCTTCGTCATTGAAGGACAGGGTTCCTTTCGGTATGTAATCCTGAgctcgagatcgcttttcccttacGATCGCGACCTTAGTGCATTTAAATACTGGCCCTTGGGGTACATCGATTCCTCCGataatcatgtgaataatgtTTTGCGATTCTTCTTGCTCATTCTGTCTATTGAACTCTTTGCTTTTGAAGTAATTCTTGGCCTgatcacttaaaaactctcgaaggtgcccttcattaaATAAacgagctacttcctctctcaattgccCGCAATCTTCCGTTTTATGgctatgggtgccatgatacttacacacttggttgggatttctttgggctagatcggtctgcagaggttgaggccatttagtatctttgatgctcccgatagccgatacgatagcGGATGCATCGATATTGAAGTAATATTCCGACAATCGCGGCGCCTCCTTAGGCCCGGTgtgcctgtcgaaaccattcttgctGATCAATCCCCGAGTATCGTGACCTCGATCGCTTCTCCTTTCACCTCTTATGGAGTTGTGCCCGTGTCCGTTGTCCCTACTATCTCTATTATACGGTTGATATCGATCCCTGTTCATCCTCGGTTCCCGATCGATGTCTTTTTTGGTCGCGGAACCAGAAGGATCCCCcagctggtcatcttcgactctaatctttgattgatatcgattatgtataacggcccaggtaacagccgggtactcaatcaagttaTGCTTCAACTGCTACGAAGCCACTGAGCTTCTttcatttagaccttgagtgaaagcttgaactgcccaatcgtctatgaccggtggtagatccatttgttccatttgaaaacgagatacaaactctcttagcatcttgtTCTCTTTTTGCTTTATCTTGAAAAGTTCTGACTTCCTAGTTTTGACCTTTATGGCCCTagtgtgtgcttttacaaaagaatctgcaagcacgGCAAAAGAgtcgatagagttaggtggtaaattatgataccatatcattgctccctttgacagggtctcccaGAATTTCTTCagtaatacagattcgatctcatcatcctctagatcgttctCTTTAATGACACACAtataagaggtgacatgctcgttggggtcggtcgttccattatatttaggaatctcgggcatgcggaacttcttgtggatcggtttgggagctgcgctcgggggtaaaggcttttgtacgaacctTTTGGAGTCCAGACCCTTCAGTATTGGTGGTGCctccgggatctgatcaaccttgTAGTTATAGGTTTCCACtttcttgtcgtttgcttcgatcctcttTTCCCCTGATTCCGTTTtgttagttcctcgagcatctttataatttcggggttagtccccgattcttgttcatttgaccttaccacAACTGGCTCCGtcctgtgggtgacttcttggggtggaccagCCTCGGCCCtactcggtgcctgggtttggctctgcaactggacTATCGtcacttgttgagcttgcagcatttcgaagatcatacgcaggctgatcccgtcttctcccacattttgggtatttcgaaatATAGATCGGACTCCACCATGGATGCTATCTTCGAGGCCGAAATATTTGTTTGCTTCGATGGCCACATACaaattaacgtcaattggatccACAGCCCGAGTCCCAACGGGGTCAGCGGGTGGCCTTCCATCCCCGAGCGTCACGTTGTTATTCTCATCATGATGGCCGGATTCGTTGTCGGTATGTAGGGGCACTAATTGAGAGCTCGTCATTTTTAGcttgaaatcaaagatacttccaagagcaagtgtgaaatagtgtgttttacaaagatttgtatcaaataaccactattatccttagccccacagtgggcgccaaactgtttacccgaaaaacggataattAAATGAATTTATACGCGGCTCTAAGGACATGTGGTATAATTCGatacaaattgagaaaatataaaaatgaatatCGAAATAAACTGTAAGGGAAAATAAATGTAAACcgaatgaatcaattagcctaagccttcaagtaTTATCACCCTTAAACTGAATGGAGAACAACTGATAGAAGAACAATATGGTTAAATATCCAAAACCAGAAGAAagatagtatattgctttgtatTCTATGAATCTGAACCAATCTCCCTTACAAATAATCAGACCCTCCTTTATATAGTGGGGAGGTTCTattcttaatattatatttttaaatacaaCAAAgaatctcatgatagattaattaattggtctCTCCTTGATATGCGTTgtgatttctgccgagattcttgcccaattgcggatattctgattttctgttttttggctcgataagctttcCTCGATCGGTCTCTGTATTTagcccgatctcgatcttggtcgATCTCGATCTTTGAACGGTCTCCATTTAGCTCGATCCCGATCTTGGCTGGTCTCGAacttgatcggtctctattttgcttGACCTCTGGGTCTCGAACCCGGTAACCTAACTTTGCATCATGGCTTGATATTACACAAAATTGAACCTTGGTCTATCACGTTCCAATCTCGATTACTCATACGAAGGGCGAACTCGATTTTCGCCGTATACAATCGGATTATATGATGTATAAGCTCTCCAAGAATTACAAGCACGAGACCTGAGCCGATCTATTTAAGGTTTGAGGCTCTCACAAGCACACCATGATGCTAGCTCTGATGCATACAGCTCATATTGACACAATGATACGATTGATTTTAAATTAGTCCATTGTAGGCTTAAACAATTTGAAAGTACATGATCATTGCAGTTGAACTAGTCGTTTCACTAGACTACTTTCAATTCTGATCCATGAATTGGACACACTTTTCTTGATCCACTTATCTGCTATTCCATCGGATGAGCTTGCCAGCTATGCTGCCATTGGACCGAGATGATCCATATTGGAAACTTGTTTTCCTTGATGAAAAGCCACCAGAGGAGAGTCTAGACAAATTTTCAATTCCTCCAAGAGACATGTTGTTAGCACCCGGTGCTTATGCATCGACCTCACACACCATGAGAGAAGTTACATTGGTATATGTCTCAAGTCTTTCTTCCAAAACTCAAAGCATAGTTGCTACTTTTCCTGAAACATCAAGATGCCATTAGTAGGAGTCCACAAGAAGAGCAGAGCGGTATAATTTTCTGAGACATCTAGTTCCACACCTTCAACTATGCTTCTGCCTCTGCAATCGCTAGTTTATCTTTTAAGGTATTGCATTTCTCCCTACAAGAATATAGCTAGTCTAGTCGGGCCAAAAAGTTCTTAGTGCTTAAATACGGTCAAATTAAGTGTTGTTTTTATCTAGCAGCCAATATAGCTTCCTCAAGCTCATCAATAGGTGATGTTAGTTTTTCAACACTGCAACCTCATGTATGTGTATCTTGTTGTCCTCTTCCTGCAGAAAGAGTCAAGATGCTTTACATGAAAATCTTGATAGTGGCAGCTAATAGGAGAGTATATATGCTCCTATTAATATCACAAAGTGATGGCAGATCTCGTCTATATCTATATGTTATATCAGGTCTTGGTTTTTGTGTTGCAGGTCATCAACAAAAGGCAGCCATTGTGCCTCCAGAAGAGCAGCTTCTGTAATCTAGAGTTTTATTGTCATCCCGCAGCtttgcagcttggccaaacagactcTTAATCTCGCATTGTCTCCCATTTGTAGTACAACCCCTCAAGATATTCGGTTTGAAGTACAAAATGGAGTCAAAGAGAAAAGGACGCAAATTGATTTTGTAAAGATAAGCCTGAGAGTAGGTGCACCCTAAGCTTTGATCATGCTCATTGCCATCACGGATTGCAGCAATCTCATTTTCAATGGCTACAAGTACTTCTTTCTGCACTTTTTGGCCTGAAGTTCATTGCCTTGTTCAATGTTTCAACTTTCTTTTTCCAACATCAATGTATTCCATACAAAAATAAGGATAGGATTTAAAGGTAGAAAACAAGAGGGATACAGTGTATATGGTGGAAAATCATCTGGTCAAAATGTCAGAGAAAATAGAGCATGGACCTCAGTAGCATCAACTTTTTCCTTAGGCTCTTATCCTTCTCACAGCAAGATTTGCATAAAACAATAACCTCTTTATGAAGCAAATCATCTAGTGCTCCAGAAACATATGAAATTCCATCCGAGATAGGGTCTAGACTAATTTCAATTCCTCCAAGAGACAAACATCATTAGCACCTAGATGGTATGCTTCGGCCTTCAGACACATTGAGAGAAGTAACACTGGTAAACGTCTCAAGTCtttctttccaaaattttaaagcAAAACTGCTGAGAAATCAAGACATCAAGATGCCATTAGGACAAGAGGGGGTTGCTCAAGAGGGGGTTGCTCAGATGGTCAGTACCCCCACCTACAACCTCAGGGTCGTGAATTCGAGTCACCAAAGGAGCAATAACTCCAACAAAGTGGGATCAAAGGGGAGGGAGAAAAAAAAAGATGCCATTAGTAGGAGTCTACAAGAAGTGCAGAGCAGTATAATTTTCTGAGACATCAAGTTTCTCACCTTCAACTGTGCTTCTGCCTTTGTGTGGCATGCTGCACTCACTAGCTTATCTTTTAAGATATTGTGTTTCTCCCTACAAGATTATAGAGAAGAAATATTAGTCCCTAAGCATTGATACTCTTAACTTCTCCATACCTGTGTATATCCATATAagaaatttgatgtcattcttcTTTATAGTGAACTCTCTTTTCTTATCTCGCCTTTTTGGTTGGACCTCTCATTTGCAATAAATTCTAAACTACATGAACAGAAGAGGGTCCACAAAAATATTGGAGTAGTGCAAAGAGTAATAAATAGTGAAGCGACAGAGTTTCCATTTAAAAGAAGGGGATAACATTCTGGAAAGGACTCGATGGAACTACAACAACTAAAAGGGAAGATTAAGGATGTTGACTTGCTTTGCTGTCACGATATTTTCCCTAACTTATAGGGAAGGTTCTTTAATAACGCTGCTATGACAGTTACAAGAAAAGCAATATAATGACACAACAGCAGACATGCCCGGTTATGGGCATTACTGTCATTGGCATCTTTCCGGTCATTTGCAACAACAATTTATACTCTATTTGCAGATATCTTTGCACGGGCCAGCTCATAATTTATATGTATAAACTTATAAAAAACAAACAACCAAAGAACAGATAACCAATTTAAAAAAAGCTATCAATAAAGAAGAGTTAAAAAAGTTGATagccatttaaattattttcttgaACTGTTCTCTGGTATTCTTGTACAGCAGCATTTGCTGCAGCTCCACCAGCCAATATAGCTTCCTCAAGCACATCGACAGGTAATGTTAGTTTTTCAACTTTGCAATCTCTTGTCTTGTCTGTGCATTATGTTTTCCTCTTGCTTCAGAAAGTACATGATCATTGCAGTTGAACTAGTCGTTTCACTAGACTACTTTCAATTCTGATCCATGAATTGGACACACTTTTCTTGATCCACTTATCTGCTATTCCATCGGATGAGCTTGCCAGCTATGCTGCCATTGGACCGAGATGATCCATATTGGAAACTTGTTTTCCTTGATGAAAAGCCACCAGAGGAGAGTCTAGACAAATTTTCAATTCCTCCAAGAGACATGTTGTTAGCACCCGGTGCTTATGCATCGACCTCACACACCATGAGAGAAGTTACATTGGTATATGTCTCAAGTCTTTCTTCCAAAACTCAAAGCATAGTTGCTACTTTTCCTGAAACATCAAGATGCCATTAGTAGGAGTCCACAAGAAGAGCAGAGCGGTATAATTTTCTGAGACATCTAGTTCCACACCTTCAACTATGCTTCTGCCTCTGCAATCGCTAGTTTATCTTTTAAGGTATTGCATTTCTCCCTACAAGAATATAGCTAGTCTAGTCGGGCCAAAAAGTTCTTAGTGCTTAAATACGGTCAAATTAAGTGTTGTTTTTATCTAGCAGCCAATATAGCTTCCTCAAGCTCATCAATAGGTGATGTTAGTTTTTCAACATTGCAACCTCTTGTATATGTATCTTGTTGTCCTCTTCCTGCAGAAAGAGTCAAGATGCTTTACATGAAAATCTTGATAGTGGCAGCTAACAGGAGAATATGCTCCTATTGGTATCACAAAACTGAAGGACCATAAGCAACCTGGCATACCGCTCTCTGTTTCATCAGATCTTGGTTTGTCTTTGCAGGCTTGCCAATGCCATATAATTAATAGTTCGTTGAATCGTTCTGTCTCCAGTACAACAGCTTCTTTAGATGTAAGTTGATCTAGAGCTTTATTGTCGCCCTGCATCTGTAACCCATCCTCCAAACAGGCATGGATAGAAGATAAGAAGAATCACCTTTACTAAACTTAAACAAGGTAGCACATGCAATTCCTCAAACAAATGCAAAGCGCTAAAGTTGTATGTACCTCTAATTGGGCACACTTTAAGCCTTTAACTCTTGCCTCCAGAGTCCAGCGGTGTGATAACTGCCCTAATAGGAGGCATTTCATCATATTTTATGCAGCATGAACTCTCAAGTAGTAGCTTCTTTTTTCTGCTGTGGATTTTGTAACCAGAGCTTCTTTTTTCCTTTATAATTTTTTCTCCTTTTActtttttccttcttatttggCCTCAAATAGTCCTGGCATAGAAAAAATTACAAATGTTTTATAGTTCTAGTTGATTGGAGAGATCAAAAGGACAACAACTGGCTAGGTTTCTGATCTTCGTCATAGCAAACTTCCcgcttaaaataaaataaaattaaaaagcaaAATCATCAAACAAACCCATTTAACACCTACTTTCGTCAATTTCCCGTCTTGTGGAATTTCTGAAATCTTCCAATGTTCCATAACCCTATACAAATTGTTAACATCAAACGGCCTGCTTTCATTTAGATAGATATCTGAAATCTTCGCATATGAAAGCTGACTCAATTCCACTTCGTGCACTGCAGAACGACACTCTCTCTGTCCCTCATCGGCAATATAAAGCACAG containing:
- the LOC104084447 gene encoding uncharacterized protein isoform X1, translated to MMKCLLLGQLSHRWTLEARVKGLKCAQLEDGLQMQGDNKALDQLTSKEAVVLETERFNELLIIWHWQACKDKPRSDETESGMPGRGQQDTYTRGCNVEKLTSPIDELEEAILAAR
- the LOC104084447 gene encoding uncharacterized protein isoform X4 produces the protein MMKCLLLGQLSHRWTLEARVKGLKCAQLEMQGDNKALDQLTSKEAVVLETERFNELLIIWHWQACKDKPRSDETESGRGQQDTYTRGCNVEKLTSPIDELEEAILAAR
- the LOC104084447 gene encoding uncharacterized protein isoform X2, which codes for MMKCLLLGQLSHRWTLEARVKGLKCAQLEDGLQMQGDNKALDQLTSKEAVVLETERFNELLIIWHWQACKDKPRSDETESGRGQQDTYTRGCNVEKLTSPIDELEEAILAAR
- the LOC104084447 gene encoding uncharacterized protein isoform X3, with the translated sequence MMKCLLLGQLSHRWTLEARVKGLKCAQLEMQGDNKALDQLTSKEAVVLETERFNELLIIWHWQACKDKPRSDETESGMPGRGQQDTYTRGCNVEKLTSPIDELEEAILAAR